In Bacteroidales bacterium, the DNA window ACCCTCTTCAGTTTTGTCAGTTCAGGCCACCAATTTTGAAGCACTGTCAGACCGAAATCTGTATCCATCATTAACTCCCCAAAAAAGTTAAAGCAAAGCGGCTGGCTTGACAGTAGGTTGTTATAAAGTCTGTCTTGTTCCATTAAACCAGAATCCAGCTCCTGCCTTTCTGCAATTGTTTTCTCAGCCGCACGGACAGTATTGGCAGTGAGAAAATTCTTCTTGCTATTCATTCCGCCAGAGATGGTACTGCATACATTATTTTTTTTGTCTTTGGGATGCTCGCCCGGTTTTTCATTCAAAACATTCATTCTCCACCAGCCCTGATGAATTCTTGTCCTTAGCTTTAAGCCTGTTTCGTTTGGGATTGTTCCAAAACGTTCCTTTAGCTGCTGTTTTTCTTTTTGTTCCAATTTATCCTGATTTAATAATTACTTCTTTATTTCGGCCGGTACAATTTTCTGTTTTAAAATACCAGTCGGTTCATCTTTTTCTCTCATAAAAGTAGCCATCCAGAATAGAAACACAAAATATTTGACAAAAAATTGCTGACTGCCAAATGGGAAATTTTCAACGGAATATTGAGTGGTTTGGTTTCACGAAGGTTTCGGCTTCGTACCATGAATAATCTATCGCGCGCTCTGACGAGGCGCCGGCAGAGCCCGGATAACCTGATGCTATCGCTATTGGCCTTCTGACGAAGGCAACCCGTTTGGCAGGTTATTGGGGCCATACGGGAAAAACTTCAAGATTTCTAATGGTATATAAGACATTTACTAAAATGTTTATATAAGTTCTATTTCTTCCAGATCGGTCAGATATGTTGTTTGGATAATCTACTATTGTCAGTTTCTCCATGGTTCCGGTAATTTAGAAATCATGCTCATTTACCATAGCACATTATTATTTCAAAATCAATTTTTTCTGCCCCCTTTGAATGGCCGTGTAGCCTCGATCGTTCAATACCGGGTATGCACAAACTGCCAATGCCATATTTCTAAAACTATTTAGTCCCGGGCATCTTATAATCAACCTGATGGCTGTCGAACAAGTGCTTCAGGTATTGAATGCTTCCGATCACTGTAAGTTTCCCTTCTGCGCCCGAAGTAATTCCGACGAGGTATCCGTTTTTATCGATCACCGGGGAACCACTCCTGCCATCGGGTTTTACATTTTTTGTCAGTGATTTGGCATAATAATAATTGCCGAGCGACCGAAAACATTGAAATGTTGTTTTTACAGGATGTGTATTATCTTCTTGCAATGCCCCCCAGCCAAGGGCATAAACAACCTCACCTTTTTCAAGAGGGGTATACCTGATCTTTAAGGGATATAAATTCTCTGGTTTTCCCTGTAAATCAAATATAATCCAATCCCTGTTCTTCAAGGTATTAAACTGTCCAACGGGTTCTTCTTTGTTTTCATTAATAAGCATTTTAATCTGAACAAATCTTTCGGGATTGTTTTTGGGATACAATTTCCAGTGATCAAAATTTT includes these proteins:
- a CDS encoding trypsin-like serine protease, whose product is MKHIGILMLFIALTVIGCKQGAEIKKEPWVDKPLNQWPSFALTNEIGFDDTTFTNLANAFLIDTGADTLGASCKHIFMVFRNHEGLRFISLGENFDHWKLYPKNNPERFVQIKMLINENKEEPVGQFNTLKNRDWIIFDLQGKPENLYPLKIRYTPLEKGEVVYALGWGALQEDNTHPVKTTFQCFRSLGNYYYAKSLTKNVKPDGRSGSPVIDKNGYLVGITSGAEGKLTVIGSIQYLKHLFDSHQVDYKMPGTK